The following proteins come from a genomic window of Dreissena polymorpha isolate Duluth1 chromosome 1, UMN_Dpol_1.0, whole genome shotgun sequence:
- the LOC127866051 gene encoding uncharacterized protein LOC127866051, whose translation MEKVLQLLTTICRLMNDNSLQLEVQRDIERLRMPSYGNDETVLDEFSEHYEKEKSSRKAVTSITNEERTFHQTIAKVAILHEGNEQEQSTEQRTQPLRPVDMYPVQVTEAVLELVVQTNNTTGNARISRDLVNIVNNQEVSSEPSVLRERRDEIIAHVINTFSYYGEFYARQGCVQICVKPRTVKLLFELFEDCVSGEITKKLKPVEELIRGFTNFETYTQEIVLYQDHYDTIMNEIASQIRQQFKDRGFTLENESIIPRVELSQKGTILVRVQCPSVDERDQFDNTFQSGYMNKLFEPLEEILSAAYGENSVSLKAHAIDGTPVISEIADKGVHHLFYLVLH comes from the exons ATGGAAAAAGTACTACAACTTTTAACAACTATCTGCCGTTTAATGAATGACAATTCGTTACAATTAGAGGTACAAAGGGATATTGAGCGTTTACGCATGCCTTCCTACGGTAACGATGAAACTGTTTTGGATGAATTCAGCGAACACTATGAGAAAGAAAAGTCAAGCAGAAAAGCTGTTACTTCTATCACGAATG AAGAGCGCACTTTCCATCAGACGATTGCAAAAGTCGCTATTCTTCACGAAG GTAATGAACAAGAGCAATCCACCGAACAAAGGACACAGCCATTACGTCCAGTTGATATGTACCCAGTTCAAGTTACAG AAGCAGTGCTAGAGCTCGTTGTTCAGACAAATAATACAACAGGAAATGCTAGAATATCTAGAGATTTGGTAAACATCGTCAACAACCAAGAAGTCTCCTCGGAACCGAGTGTTTTACGGGAAAGACGCGATGAAATCATAGCTCATGTAATAAACACATTTTCGTACTATGGAG AGTTTTATGCAAGACAAGGATGTGTACAGATTTGCGTAAAGCCACGAACAGTTAAACTGTTGTTTGAACTGTTCGAAGATTGTGTTAGTGGTGAGATTACAAAGAAGCTGAAACCCGTTGAGGAATTAATTCGAGGATTCACTAATTTCGAAACATACACACAAGAGATTGTGCTTTATCAGGACCATTACGACACGATTATGAATGAAATAG CTTCACAAATAAGGCAGCAGTTCAAAGACAGAGGTTTTACGTTGGAAAATGAGAGCATAATTCCAAGGGTTGAGTTATCTCAAAAAGGAACAATTCTTGTTCGAGTCCAATGTCCATCTGTGGATGAACGTGATCAATTTGATAACACCTTCCAATCCGGATATATGAATAAGCTATTCGAACCACTGGAAGAAATCTTGAGTGCCGCATATGGAGAAAATTCGGTTTCGTTAAAGGCACACGCAATTGATGGAACACCTGTCATATCGGAAATCGCTGATAAAG GTGTCCACCACCTTTTTTACCTTGTTTTGCACTGA